One stretch of Chloroflexia bacterium SDU3-3 DNA includes these proteins:
- a CDS encoding ATP-dependent RecD-like DNA helicase — MPTLEGTLERITFHSPADGYMIARLQPRDKKHLVTIVGRLLGVQVGESLELEGRWADHPEHGRQFVVERYRTLLPATVEGIRRYLGSGLIKGIGPATAKRIAETFGAYTLHVIEHESHRLTEVPGLGSKRADLIARAWQEQQEIKAIMLFLQELDITPGLAIRIFKQYGAQSLGVVQATPYRLADDIYGIGFLTADTIAQSMGIPADSPQRIGAGLRYALSQAADDGHCYLPWDELVRRGAKLLGCEDAAVAATLEAIAITREVAVKTWDGERCVYLLPFDRAEHGVAERLRALQRAPSEIVPFFRRVSWERVFSFLSEKRGIELAEKQREAVKMALTSKVAILTGGPGTGKTTTLRTIIAALRQRGEKVVLASPTGRAAKRLAEASGGEAKTIHRLLEYSMAGGGHFSRNEENPLDTSFVVVDEVSMLDVLLANNLLKAIPPQAHLLLVGDADQLPSVGPGRVLRDLLDSMAVPSVHLDTIFRQAADSGIITNAHRINHGEMPELQGMPDFFFFNAAQAEPCAELVVELVASRIPNKFGLDPRRDIQVLSPMHRGPAGVANLNAQLQAALNPPAKGRPEKTFGSTTFRLGDRVMQLRNNYDLDVYNGDIGEVLGIDFEAQELTVRYDAARDVAYDFGLLDELTLAYAISIHKAQGAEYPCVVVPLLMQHYNLLQRNLIYTGITRAKRLVVLAGDRRALARAVQNNEVAARYTGLARRMG, encoded by the coding sequence ATGCCAACCCTCGAAGGAACGCTCGAACGGATCACCTTCCACAGCCCCGCCGACGGCTACATGATCGCGCGGCTGCAGCCCCGCGACAAGAAGCACCTTGTCACCATCGTGGGCAGGCTGCTGGGCGTACAGGTGGGCGAGTCGCTGGAGCTGGAGGGGCGCTGGGCCGACCACCCCGAGCACGGCAGGCAGTTTGTGGTCGAGCGCTACCGCACGCTGCTGCCCGCCACCGTCGAGGGCATCCGCCGCTACCTCGGCTCGGGGCTGATCAAGGGCATCGGCCCAGCCACCGCCAAGCGCATCGCCGAGACCTTCGGCGCGTACACGCTGCACGTGATCGAGCACGAGTCGCACCGCCTGACCGAGGTGCCCGGCCTGGGCAGCAAGCGCGCCGACCTGATCGCCCGCGCCTGGCAGGAGCAGCAGGAGATCAAGGCGATCATGCTGTTCCTGCAGGAGCTGGACATCACCCCAGGGCTGGCCATCCGCATCTTCAAGCAGTACGGCGCGCAGTCGCTGGGGGTGGTGCAGGCCACACCCTACCGCCTGGCCGACGACATCTACGGCATCGGCTTCCTGACCGCCGACACCATCGCCCAGTCCATGGGCATCCCCGCCGACTCGCCGCAGCGCATCGGCGCGGGGCTGCGCTACGCGCTCTCGCAGGCGGCGGACGACGGCCACTGCTACCTGCCCTGGGATGAGCTGGTGCGGCGCGGCGCGAAGCTGCTGGGCTGCGAGGATGCGGCGGTGGCCGCCACGCTGGAGGCGATCGCGATCACGCGCGAGGTGGCGGTGAAGACCTGGGACGGCGAGCGCTGCGTGTACCTGCTGCCCTTCGATAGGGCCGAGCACGGCGTGGCCGAGCGGCTGCGCGCGCTCCAGCGCGCCCCATCCGAGATCGTGCCGTTCTTCCGGCGGGTGAGCTGGGAGCGGGTGTTCTCGTTCCTGTCCGAGAAGCGCGGGATCGAGCTGGCCGAGAAGCAGCGCGAGGCGGTGAAGATGGCGCTCACCAGCAAGGTGGCCATCCTCACCGGCGGGCCGGGCACGGGCAAGACCACCACGCTGCGCACGATCATCGCGGCGCTGCGCCAGCGTGGCGAGAAGGTGGTGCTGGCCTCGCCCACCGGGCGGGCCGCCAAGCGCCTGGCCGAGGCCAGCGGCGGCGAGGCCAAGACCATCCACCGGCTGCTGGAGTACTCGATGGCGGGCGGGGGCCACTTCAGCCGCAACGAGGAGAACCCGCTAGACACCAGCTTTGTGGTGGTGGATGAGGTGAGCATGCTGGATGTGCTGCTGGCCAACAACCTGCTGAAGGCTATACCGCCGCAGGCCCACCTGCTGCTGGTGGGCGACGCCGACCAGCTGCCTAGCGTCGGCCCTGGCCGCGTGCTGCGCGACCTGCTGGACAGCATGGCGGTGCCCAGCGTGCACCTCGACACGATCTTCCGCCAGGCCGCCGACAGCGGGATCATCACCAACGCCCACCGCATCAACCACGGCGAAATGCCCGAGCTGCAGGGCATGCCCGACTTCTTCTTCTTCAACGCGGCCCAGGCCGAGCCGTGCGCCGAGCTGGTGGTCGAGCTAGTGGCCAGCCGCATCCCGAACAAGTTCGGGCTGGACCCGCGCCGCGACATCCAGGTGCTCTCGCCCATGCACCGTGGCCCGGCGGGCGTGGCCAACCTGAACGCCCAGCTGCAGGCCGCGCTCAACCCGCCCGCCAAGGGCCGCCCCGAGAAAACCTTTGGCAGCACCACCTTCCGCCTGGGCGACCGCGTGATGCAGCTGCGCAACAACTACGACCTGGATGTGTACAACGGCGATATCGGCGAGGTGCTGGGGATCGACTTCGAGGCCCAGGAGCTGACGGTGCGCTACGATGCCGCGCGCGATGTGGCCTACGACTTCGGGCTGCTGGACGAGCTGACGCTGGCCTACGCCATCTCCATCCACAAGGCCCAGGGGGCCGAGTACCCCTGCGTGGTGGTGCCGCTGCTGATGCAGCACTACAACCTGCTGCAGCGCAACCTGATCTACACCGGCATCACCCGCGCCAAGCGGCTGGTGGTGCTGGCGGGCGATCGGCGCGCGCTGGCCCGCGCGGTGCAGAACAACGAGGTGGCCGCGCGCTACACCGGCCTGGCGCGGCGCATGGGCTAG
- a CDS encoding methyltransferase domain-containing protein yields the protein MASADPTAASYDRVAAEYTANIADELAGKPLDRALLLAFAEQAGAVGPICDMGCGPGHVAAFLASAGAQAEGVDLSPGMVDQARQRFPSIPFRQGDMRSPDLADASLGGIAAFYSIIHLAPEDLLPTFATWHRALRPGGLALVAFHIGADVLHLDRWWEQPVDLDFHFLAMEDVAERLRQAGFSIAATIQRAPYAGVEHPSQRGYVLARRDA from the coding sequence ATGGCTTCAGCCGACCCCACCGCCGCCAGCTACGACCGTGTGGCCGCCGAGTACACCGCCAATATCGCCGACGAGCTTGCCGGAAAGCCGCTCGACCGCGCGCTGCTGCTGGCCTTCGCCGAGCAGGCCGGGGCCGTCGGCCCGATCTGCGACATGGGCTGCGGCCCAGGGCACGTGGCCGCCTTCCTGGCCTCGGCGGGGGCGCAGGCCGAGGGCGTCGACCTCTCGCCGGGCATGGTCGATCAGGCCCGCCAGCGCTTCCCCAGCATCCCCTTCCGCCAGGGCGACATGCGCAGCCCAGATCTAGCCGACGCCTCGCTGGGCGGTATCGCCGCGTTCTATAGCATCATCCACTTGGCCCCCGAGGATCTGCTGCCCACCTTCGCGACCTGGCACCGCGCACTGCGCCCCGGCGGGCTGGCGCTGGTAGCCTTCCATATTGGCGCGGATGTGCTGCACCTCGACCGCTGGTGGGAGCAGCCGGTCGATCTCGACTTCCACTTTCTGGCGATGGAAGATGTGGCCGAGCGGCTGCGCCAGGCCGGGTTCAGCATCGCGGCCACTATCCAGCGCGCGCCCTACGCTGGGGTGGAGCACCCCAGCCAGCGCGGCTATGTGCTGGCGCGGCGGGATGCCTAG
- a CDS encoding RNA polymerase sigma-70 factor, giving the protein MELPPHDDALAAFERARPRLFGIAYRMLGSAAEAEDIVQETWVRWQTADRSAVRDAQAFLATAATRLAINAAQSARARRETYVGPWLPEPVDTSADPALGAERGEALELAVLRLLEQLPPRERAAYVLREAFDYPYPQIASVLQVGEANTRQIVTRARRHLAEARPAPVSNAEHRRLLAAFIAAAQQGDLAALERLFVDDIVSYSDGNGRAGVARLPVVGRELVARFVANIATRQWAAVQFTWVEANGQAGLLITGGEPPVVFATISASAQGIEQLLWVVGEEKLGAMMAALGGSDGPPSASEPLRS; this is encoded by the coding sequence ATGGAGCTACCGCCGCACGACGACGCGCTGGCCGCCTTCGAGCGGGCGCGCCCGAGGCTGTTCGGCATCGCCTACCGCATGCTGGGCAGCGCCGCCGAGGCCGAGGATATTGTGCAGGAGACCTGGGTGCGCTGGCAGACCGCCGACCGCAGCGCGGTGCGCGACGCCCAGGCCTTCCTGGCCACCGCCGCCACGCGGCTGGCGATCAACGCCGCGCAGTCGGCCCGCGCCCGCCGCGAGACCTACGTGGGGCCGTGGCTGCCCGAGCCGGTGGACACCAGCGCCGACCCCGCGCTGGGGGCCGAGCGCGGCGAGGCGCTGGAGCTGGCGGTGCTGCGCCTGCTGGAGCAGCTGCCGCCGCGCGAGCGCGCCGCCTACGTGCTGCGCGAGGCCTTCGACTACCCCTACCCCCAGATCGCCAGCGTGCTGCAGGTGGGCGAGGCCAACACGCGCCAGATCGTCACCCGCGCGCGCCGGCACCTGGCCGAGGCCCGCCCCGCGCCCGTGAGCAATGCCGAGCACCGCAGGCTGCTGGCGGCCTTCATCGCGGCGGCGCAGCAGGGCGACCTGGCCGCGCTGGAGCGGCTGTTTGTGGATGACATCGTCTCGTACTCGGATGGCAACGGCAGGGCTGGGGTGGCCCGGCTGCCGGTGGTCGGGCGCGAGCTGGTGGCCCGCTTCGTGGCCAACATCGCCACGCGGCAGTGGGCTGCGGTGCAGTTCACATGGGTGGAGGCCAACGGCCAGGCGGGCCTGCTGATCACGGGTGGCGAGCCGCCCGTGGTCTTTGCCACGATCAGCGCCTCGGCCCAGGGCATCGAGCAGCTGCTGTGGGTGGTGGGCGAGGAGAAGCTGGGGGCGATGATGGCGGCGCTGGGCGGCAGCGACGGCCCGCCCAGCGCATCAGAGCCTCTGCGTTCTTGA